In Anaerolineales bacterium, the genomic window GCGAGCGCGAGATTGATATCCTCACGTCGGATTCCGTCCGCCGGGCACTCGCCCGGCGGGGAATACAACTGGTTAATTATTTCGCGCTGCTGCAAGCTGCTCGCTGATCCTTACGGGACCGCTAATACAACGTGACTGCTTCACCTTGAGAATAATAAAAGACGTTATCCGATAATATGCGAGCTTGTGTTCCAGCTCTCATCTGGTCCAAGGCTTCCTTTCTCCTCCCTCATCCTATCCTCCCGTCACTGGGTTCCGGGACAAATTCTCCCAGCCCGTCTCTCAAGGGCGATGGATTCCAACAAATCCGATCCTCTTTCCGCCGGTGTGGGGCTGGGAAGCATGTCCTGGTGTACTCCCGGGAAAGGTGCCCGGAGGGCGGATGAGGGTGTCGGCGGAATAGGATTAAACCCCCTTGACAAACCCGCAATTCCGGCTAATATATCCGTAACGGATATAACCGTAAAGGATATATTAGGGTCCAAAGGAGGAATATGGCGAAACCATCATCAGGCTTTCAACCGCTCACCCCGGCGGTCTATCACATCCTGCTGGCTTTGGCGGACGGCGAGAAGCACGGCTACGCCGTCATGAAGGATGTGGAAGAACAGACCGGCGGAAACCTCAGCATGGGGCCGGGGACGCTGTACGGCTCGATCAAGCGCATGCTGGCGGCCGGATTGATCGAAGAGGTGGACGAGCGGCCGGATCCGGCGATGGATGATGAGCGGCGGCGGTATTACCGGATGACGGCGCTCGGCCGGCGGGTGACGGCCGCGGAAAGCAAGCGCTTGGCGCAGGCGGTGCGGATCGCCCGGCAGAAGCACGTCCACGCCCTCGAAGGACGGGAAATCGCGCCATGAACACCGGAACGCAGATCTATTCCTCGATCTCCTGCCGGTTGTACCGGCGGCTGCTGAAGTTCTACCCGCAAAACCACCGTGAGGAGTACGGCCACTCCATGCTGCAGCTCTTCAAGGATCAATACCGTACGGCGCGCGAGAGCGGCAAACCCGGCAGCTTGGCGATGCTTTGGATCCGCGCGCTGAAGGACCTGGCCGTGAATGTTTGGCGGGAGCACGCGGCTGCGCCGGGCGCAGGCGACGGGTTGATGGAACCCGTTCCCAATCGGCCGCTGCCCTGGAAGGGCGTCGTTTTGGTACTCCTTCCCGGTTTGGTATTCCTTACCGGACAGATCTGCCAATTGGCGGGGGAGGATTGGTTCTTCCTGTTTGTCGGCCGGGCGGCCTACTTCCTGATCCTGCCGGTTCTGCTTGTCTGGATCTTCAAGCGCCGCTTCCCCGTCTGGGGATTGATCCCGCTGGGGATGCTGTTCCGCACGTTGATCAGCGCCGCTGCTCGGGCGGATAATATCGTGGAATTCAGACTGGTAAAGCTCTTCATCTCGCCTCCATCGCCGCTGGGGGAAGCATACGAAAAAATTCCGCAACTCGAGAACGTCATCCGGCAAATCCGGTATTTCCTGAGGGCGCATACCGAGGGCGTCAAGGCGGCCATCGTCATGGGCCTCCTGCTCTCCATCCTGTGGATGATATTGTGGATCGTCCGCCGGGCGCGCTTCCAGCGCGCGGCGTGGGTTTGATTGGGCGCGTTCCTCCTGGTTGCACTAGCGGATCTCTTCTCGGTTCTGGGGATATACGTGGCGGACACCGGATCGCCGCTCGGATATCTGCTGACGGACGAGGCACGGAGCACGGTATGGAGGGATTTTCTCTACTCGTGCTATTTCGACGGTGTGTTTGATCTGGGCTTCTTGGTTCTGATCCTGGCCGGCGCCTTTGCGGCGCGACGGCACGGCCGCCTGGCTCTGCTGATCCCGCTCGGGTATCTGATCCCCACGGTCCTGCTCGGGCGGTTCGATTACGA contains:
- a CDS encoding PadR family transcriptional regulator translates to MAKPSSGFQPLTPAVYHILLALADGEKHGYAVMKDVEEQTGGNLSMGPGTLYGSIKRMLAAGLIEEVDERPDPAMDDERRRYYRMTALGRRVTAAESKRLAQAVRIARQKHVHALEGREIAP